The genomic window CGAGGTTGATCTCGTACGTGCCCGTCAGTCCGTAGGTCATGCGGCCGTCGCCGAGCATCGCGTCCGCGTCGCCGGTCGGAAAGGTCACGAAAGGCGTCACGGCGACCCCGAAGGGAAACATTCCTTCTTCCAAGATCCGGACTTTGGTGAGCAGGCGGATATCGCCCATGGACGTGCGGTTTTGGCGCGAGGAAATGCCGTCGGCGTCGCCCAAATCATCGAAGGTTCGCGAGCGGTTGAACCAGTGAATCGGCACGTGCAGGCCGACATTGACCATCTCGTGCGCGGAAAACGAGCCCGTAAGATCGGTGCTCAACATTCCGTCCACGACGCCGGAGACGCGATCGTTGTTTTCGCGCACCTCCACCGGGGCGTTGGCGTAGTCGATCAGCGCCCCGAGGGCCCAGCGAAATTGCGGCATGGTTTGCGCATCTTCAAAGGTCAAAAAGCGGCCCGCAAACGGAGAAGGATGAAAGAGATGGCTGTTGAATCCCTCCGCGGCCGAGGCAATTCCCGGCCATACGAGCGCCAGGACCAGCAGCCCGGCCAACCCGCGAATGCGCATCTAATACACCTCCGGCTCGAGCGGCACACCGCGCGAAAAAGCAAGCAAATCCCAATCCGATAATACCAGAGTAGCCGACGACCTTTCGATGTCAAGTCAAGATATGGACATCTGCACCCCAAAATGTACTAGATTGTGTATCGGCCCGCGATTTATATGTTGAATTGTTTTCGCTTTTACGCTAGAATTAAATCAATTGGATTATCTTCAGCAATGATTGCTGATAAATTTATCCTGTTTCGGAGTAAAAAATGAGCGACCCGCATGAAATTTTTGCGCGTTATCGCGATTCCGCACACGCAGTGTTCCTGGAAACCCTCGGTGGGAGAGTCGTGGATTGCAACCAAGCCGCTTTGGACCTGTACGGTTACACTCGCTCGGAAATGCTTCGGTTGACGGTTTTCGACCTCGTACCCATCGAGATCGCGCATCGTATTCCGGACATCATTGTCGCGCAATTGCAGGCCGGCACCTTTTCCACCGTCGCCAAGGGTGTGCGAAAAAACGGCGAGGTTTTCGACACGGAAGTGAGTACGGAGGTGATCGGCGAACGCGAAGAGAAATTCATTCTCGCTCAAGTCACCGACTTATCGACCGTGGTTTCGGAATCCTAAGCCGCCCTCGATTTCGTTTCGAAATCATCCGGTAGCGAAACGCTTGCCAAGACTGCTAATTCCTGTTACGCAAAGGTCCATTGCGACCCCTTCGGTTGCGGTTTAACGAGCGAAAGGAGCTACTACCATGGCGCCGGCTCACCCGTTGAAGATCACCGACACGACCTTGCGTGACGCCCACCAAAGTCTGTTCGCCACCCGCATGCGTTTT from Candidatus Lernaella stagnicola includes these protein-coding regions:
- a CDS encoding PAS domain-containing protein, yielding MSDPHEIFARYRDSAHAVFLETLGGRVVDCNQAALDLYGYTRSEMLRLTVFDLVPIEIAHRIPDIIVAQLQAGTFSTVAKGVRKNGEVFDTEVSTEVIGEREEKFILAQVTDLSTVVSES